One Brassica napus cultivar Da-Ae chromosome A1, Da-Ae, whole genome shotgun sequence genomic region harbors:
- the LOC125585787 gene encoding phosphatidate phosphatase PAH1-like → MSLVGRVGSLISQGVYSVATPFHPFGGAIDVIVVQQEDGSFRSTPWYVRFGKFQGVLKGAEKFVKISVNGDEADFHMYLDNSGEAYFIREVDPETTNDLISSSEDSNGSERVLTLEHSSSDVGAGELREGLSSLNRLDRTESDSNGRYYDFQDDPPSPTSEYGSARFDNLNVESYGDSSPGLDSEVVLVSVDGHILTAPVSAEEQEAENLRLNTPQFHLAPGDGTEFCEGSTEFASSETSWDTEFISKVESSNAVVNIKSKKVDIGCVECNDENAKSEEAASTLEVQNLKEGELVPTTIKESVRGEDEVAIVGSCLEKSEPASIFEIQNLKEGELVPIETVTTLVDGSESSTTQLTIEEVRTSEESNTELECEDEETSPSAETAILIENKEGEIIESEERVSVDSTREEDEQLTPSKEPEEDNENKNTTESVAETSNIARSETELKYELSLCKDELRQGMGLTAAAEVFNTHLISTEEYKNSATSILESENLVVRIRETYMPWKKAARIVLGKVVFDLDLEIQPEDVISVEETKPKDDETAAVTTTPSSSGRRWRLWPIPFRRVKTVEHTTSSNSSSEEDLFVDSEPGLQNSPEVLSTNESPRRQLVRTNVPTNEQIASLNLKDGQNMITFSFSTRVLGTQQVDAHIYRWRWDTKIVISDVDGTITKSDVLGQFMPLVGRDWTQSGVAKLFSAIKENGYQLLFLSARAIVQAYLTRSFLNNLKQDGKALPNGPVVISPDGLFPALYREVIRRAPHEFKIACLEDIKKLFPEHYNPFYAGFGNRDTDELSYSKLGIPKGKIFIINPKGEVATGHRVDVKKSYTSLHTLVNDMFPPTSLVEQEDYNPWNFWKLPIEEVD, encoded by the exons ATGAGTTTGGTCGGGAGAGTTGGGAGTTTGATTTCCCAAGGAGTATACTCCGTCGCTACACCGTTTCACCCCTTCGGTGGCGCCATTGACGTCATCGTCGTCCAACAAGAAGACGGTTCCTTCCGTAGCACTCCCTGGTACGTTAGGTTCGGCAAGTTCCAAGGCGTCCTCAAAGGGGCAGAGAAGTTTGTGAAGATCTCCGTGAATGGCGATGAAGCTGACTTCCACATGTATCTTGATAACTCCGGTGAAGCTTATTTCATCAGAGAAGTTGATCCTGAAACCACCAACGATCTGATCTCTAGCTCTGAGGATAGCAACGGTAGTGAGAGGGTTTTGACTCTTGAGCATAGCTCGTCCGACGTTGGCGCTGGAGAGTTGAGAGAGGGTTTAAGCTCTTTGAACCGGCTTGATAGGACGGAGTCTGATAGTAACGGGAGGTATTATGATTTTCAGGATGATCCTCCTTCTCCTACGTCCGAGTATGGGAGTGCTCGGTTTGATAATTTGAATGTGGAGAGCTATGGAGATTCTTCTCCGGGTTTAGATTCTGAGGTGGTTTTGGTGAGTGTTGACGGTCATATACTAACGGCTCCTGTCTCGGCGGAGGAGCAGGAGGCTGAGAATTTGAGGTTGAATACTCCTCAGTTTCATTTGGCTCCTGGTGATGGGACTGAGTTTTGTGAAGGGAGTACTGAGTTTGCTTCCTCTGAGACTTCATGGGATACTGAGTTTATCAGCAAAGTGGAGTCATCTAATGCTGTAGttaatattaaatctaaaaaagtagacattggttgtgttgaGTGTAATGATGAGAATGCTAAATCTGAGGAGGCAGCTTCTACTCTTGAGGTTCAGAATCTAAAAGAAGGTGAGCTTGTACCTACCACCATCAAAGAAAGTGTTAGAGGTGAAGATGAAGTGGCTATTGTTGGGAGCTGTTTGGAGAAGTCTGAGCCAGCTTCTATTTTTGAGATTCAGAATCTAAAAGAAGGTGAGCTTGTGCCTATTGAAACAGTAACTACTCTTGTTGATGGTTCTGAATCTTCTACAACTCAACTAACAATAGAAGAAGTGAGAACAAGTGAGGAATCTAATACGGAGTTAGAATGTGAAGATGAAGAGACAAGTCCTTCTGCAGAAACTGCCATCTTGATTGAGAACAAAGAAGGCGAGATTATAGAGTCAGAAGAGAGAGTCTCTGTAGATTCAACGAGAGAGGAAGATGAGCAACTAACTCCATCTAAAGAGCCTGAGGAGGATAACGAGAACAAGAACACAACGGAATCAGTGGCTGAGACTTCTAACATTGCAAGATCCGAAACAGAACTGA AATATGAGCTATCACTTTGCAAGGACGAGCTTCGTCAAGGCATGGGACTCACCGCAGCAGCTGAAGTCTTTAACACACATCTCATCTCTACAGAAGAGTATAAAAACTCAGCAACATCAATCCTCGAAAGCGAGAATCTAGTCGTTAGGATCAGAGAAACATACATGCCATGGAAGAAAGCTGCTAGAATCGTGCTTGGAAAGGTTGTGTTCGATCTAGACTTAGAGATTCAGCCAGAAGATGTGATCTCTGTGGAGGAAACCAAACCAAAGGACGATGAAACCGCTGCAGTAACAACAACTCCTTCTTCCTCTGGAAGAAGGTGGAGACTCTGGCCTATTCCTTTTAGGAGGGTGAAAACGGTCGAGCACACGACGAGTAGTAACTCATCTAGCGAAGAGGATCTGTTTGTTGACTCTGAGCCTGGATTGCAGAACTCGCCGGAAGTGCTGTCTACCAATGAGTCTCCGCGTAGACAGCTTGTGAGAACTAATGTCCCTACTAATGAGCAGATTGCGTCTCTGAATCTGAAGGATGGTCAGAATATGATTACTTTTAGTTTCTCCACGAGAGTTCTTGGAACACAACAG gTTGATGCACATATCTACAGGTGGAGATGGGACACCAAGATTGTGATTTCAGATGTTGATGGGACTATAACTAA ATCTGATGTGTTAGGTCAGTTCATGCCTTTGGTTGGAAGGGACTGGACACAGTCTGGTGTGGCCAAGCTTTTTTCAGCTATAAAG gAGAATGGATACCAGCTGCTGTTTCTTAGCGCTCGTGCCATTGTTCAGGCATATCTAACAAGAAGTTTCTTGAATAATCTAAAGCAG GACGGAAAAGCTCTACCAAACGGTCCTGTAGTCATTTCACCAGACGGTCTGTTTCCAGCATTGTACCGTGAAG TGATAAGAAGAGCACCTCACGAATTCAAGATCGCATGTTTGGAG GATATCAAGAAGCTTTTCCCAGAGCACTATAACCCGTTCTACGCTGGATTTGGAAACAGAGACACTGATGAGCTGAGTTACAGCAAACTCGGGATCCCCAAgggaaaaatattcataatcaACCCAAAG gGAGAGGTAGCAACAGGACATCGAGTAGATGTCAAGAAGTCTTACACATCACTTCATACTCTTGTCAACGACATGTTCCCTCCAACTTCGCTTGTTGAGCAG GAAGATTATAACCCATGGAACTTCTGGAAACTACCAATAGAAGAGGTTGACTGA
- the LOC125585804 gene encoding exocyst complex component EXO70H1-like gives MPRKGMRSLCCVAKTPSNLQPPLTLTPRQSLESAAAYGIIESAADIIERWNTETSTFAKVTSMFYEDKAEAMVFIERVNNLQKTMDLLVSEDPNSERLMRAQRLMEIAMKRLQKEFYQILSMNRAYLDPESVSTRSSLTSARSSYSDFPEDDDSNTVGDSIVEVEEVASKVMTDLRSIAECMIASGYAKECVIIYKTIRKSIIDEGVYRLDVEKISIAKAKKMSWEEMEIKIRSWLEAVKVSMETLFKGERILCDHVFQSSDAIRESCFTEISREGAVLLFGFPEIVSAKISKKSSPPEKTFRLLDMYSAIAGNWRAIESIFSFESTSVVRSQALKSLVSLSESIRSQLRHFESRIEKDSSKVVVHGGGVHPLTTSAMNHISLLADYSNVLVDILSGSPPPDRTLLPESYFNVSDSDDSPSSELAIRFAWLILVLLCKIDRKANHYKDCSVQYLFLTNNLQHVVSRARCSNLKQLLGDDWVRRHVAKIKQFSDSYKRLAWGPVLVTLPENRAVELSAEEVKERFEKFSDSFERAYGKQSTCVVPDSELREEIKLSIARKLVPIYREYYNTRRSVVVAGAGGGVRNLSSVVQFTPEDVESHLSDLFSGEGTSGSSYVSSPLSCLSRQSTP, from the coding sequence ATGCCGAGAAAAGGGATGAGAAGCCTCTGCTGCGTCGCCAAAACGCCGTCAAATCTTCAACCTCCGCTTACGTTGACGCCACGGCAGAGTTTGGAATCAGCTGCTGCGTACGGTATCATCGAGTCAGCCGCCGATATAATCGAGAGATGGAACACGGAGACCTCCACCTTCGCTAAAGTCACGTCCATGTTCTACGAGGACAAGGCAGAGGCCATGGTGTTCATCGAACGAGTGAACAATCTTCAGAAGACGATGGATCTGCTGGTGAGTGAAGATCCGAACTCCGAGAGGCTCATGAGAGCTCAGAGACTCATGGAGATCGCTATGAAGAGGCTTCAAAAGGAGTTTTACCAGATCCTCTCGATGAACCGTGCTTATCTTGATCCAGAATCGGTCTCTACTCGCTCTTCACTCACCTCAGCGAGATCCAGCTACTCTGATTTCCCTGAAGATGACGATTCAAACACCGTTGGAGACTCAATCGTTGAAGTTGAAGAGGTTGCTAGCAAGGTTATGACGGACTTGAGATCCATCGCTGAGTGCATGATCGCTTCAGGCTACGCGAAAGAGTGTGTCATCATATACAAAACCATCAGGAAGTCCATCATCGACGAAGGGGTGTACCGTCTTGACGTGGAGAAGATTAGTATTGCGAAGGCGAAGAAGATGTCGTGGGAGGAGATGGAGATAAAGATCAGAAGCTGGTTAGAGGCGGTGAAAGTCTCAATGGAGACTCTCTTCAAAGGGGAGAGGATACTCTGCGATCATGTCTTCCAATCCTCTGACGCAATCAGAGAGTCTTGCTTCACTGAAATCTCTCGAGAGGGAGCGGTTCTTCTGTTTGGTTTTCCGGAGATCGTTTCCGCGAAAATCAGCAAGAAGAGCTCTCCGCCGGAGAAAACTTTCCGGCTGCTTGACATGTACAGTGCCATCGCCGGAAACTGGCGAGCAATCGAGTCCATCTTCTCGTTTGAGTCTACCTCTGTGGTGCGTTCCCAAGCGCTTAAGTCTCTTGTCTCTCTCAGCGAATCGATTCGGTCACAGCTTAGGCACTTTGAGTCAAGGATTGAGAAGGACTCGTCGAAGGTGGTGGTTCACGGCGGAGGTGTACATCCGCTGACGACCTCCGCCATGAACCACATCTCTCTCCTGGCTGATTATAGCAACGTACTCGTCGACATTCTCTCCGGATCTCCGCCGCCGGATAGGACACTCCTTCCGGAGTCTTACTTCAACGTCTCTGACTCCGACGACTCACCGTCGTCGGAGCTAGCCATCCGATTCGCCTGGCTCATCCTCGTCCTGCTCTGTAAAATCGACCGCAAAGCAAATCACTACAAGGACTGCTCCGTGCAGTATCTCTTCCTCACCAACAACCTCCAGCATGTGGTCTCACGTGCTCGTTGCTCGAACCTAAAGCAGCTACTCGGCGACGACTGGGTCAGGAGACACGTCGCTAAGATTAAACAGTTCTCCGACAGCTATAAGAGACTTGCGTGGGGTCCAGTGTTGGTGACCCTACCTGAGAATCGTGCCGTGGAGTTGTCGGCGGAGGAAGTGAAGGAGAGGTTTGAAAAATTCAGCGACAGTTTTGAGAGGGCATACGGTAAGCAAAGTACGTGCGTCGTACCGGATTCAGAGCTACGAGAGGAGATAAAACTGTCGATTGCGAGAAAGCTCGTGCCGATTTATCGAGAGTATTACAACACGAGAAGGTCTGTTGTCGTGGCTGGAGCTGGTGGTGGTGTGAGAAACTTGAGTTCGGTTGTCCAATTTACCCCTGAAGATGTTGAGAGTCATTTGTCTGATTTGTTTTCGGGAGAGGGTACTTCGGGGAGTTCATATGTGTCTTCTCCTTTGTCTTGCCTGTCAAGGCAGTCCACaccctaa
- the LOC106369660 gene encoding 60S ribosomal protein L35-1, whose product MARIKVHELRDKSKSDLQNQLQDLKAELALLRVAKVTGGAPNKLSKIKVVRKSIAQVLTVTSQKQKSALREAYKNKKFIPLDLRPKKTRAIRRRLTKHQLSLKTEREKKKEMYFPIRKYAIKV is encoded by the exons ATGG CGAGAATTAAGGTTCACGAACTGAGGGACAAGTCGAAGAGCGATCTTCAGAACCAGCTTCAGGATCTTAAGGCGGAGCTCGCTCTCCTCCGTGTCGCTAAGGTCACCGGAGGTGCTCCCAACAAGCTCTCCAAAAT CAAGGTTGTCCGAAAATCAATAGCTCAGGTGTTGACAGTGACTTCTCAGAAGCAGAAGTCTGCTCTCAGAGAAGCGTACAAGAACAAGAAGTTCATCCCTCTTGATCTCCGTCCCAAGAAAACACGTGCTATCCGCAGGCGCCTTACCAAACATCAG CTATCGTTGAAAACAGAGcgtgagaagaagaaggaaatgtaCTTCCCAATCAGGAAGTACGCCATCAAAGTTTAA
- the LOC106427914 gene encoding pectin acetylesterase 5 has product MAISTFSSLLRYRKWAKSNWLVASLGLLLIVFSLSFFLDLTSDSVPFVDHNPPITSPSDLVKLKLSSKAKERGAFCLDGSLPGYHFSKGSGSGTKSWLVHLEGGSWCNTIASCSARAMTRLGSSNYFEHEVSFQGVLSSDPSQNPDFFNWNRVKVRYCDGASFSGRPEAEFKNETRLFFRGQLIWEAIIDELLSMGMSNAKQGILTGCSAGGLASLIHCDYFRDHLPKDAFVKCVSDGGFFLNVPDVLGNPTMRSFYRDVVKLQGLDKSLDQKCVARTEPSKCMFPQEFVNNIRTPVFLLNAAYDYWQIQHVLVPASADLDKSWAKCRLNIKECDAKQMKVLHGFRSSLMGAIGKFHQNKAGGMFIDSCYSHSQMLKPVMWHSPTSTRIKNKTIAESVGDWYFNRKPVKLIDCPYPCNPYCYNRPVRFSDAASAATTNN; this is encoded by the exons ATGGCGATTTCCACGTTTAGCTCTCTGCTTCGATACAGGAAATGGGCTAAGAGCAATTGGCTTGTGGCTTCCCTCGGACTCCTCTTGATTGTGTTCTCCCTCTCTTTCTTCTTAGACCTCACGTCAGACTCTGTCCCTTTCGTTGACCATAATCCTCCCATCACATCCCCATCTGATCTGGTCAAACTCAAGCTGTCTAGTAAAGCTAAAGAGAGAGGAGCAT TTTGCTTGGATGGAAGCTTGCCTGGTTACCACTTTAGTAAGGGTTCGGGATCTGGCACCAAAAGCTGGCTTGTTCATCTTGAG GGTGGAAGCTGGTGCAATACAATAGCGTCATGTTCTGCTCGAGCAATGACTAGGTTAGGCTCTTCCAACTACTTTGAACATGAAGTGTCTTTTCAAGGTGTTTTAAGCAGTGACCCATCTCAAAACCCTG ATTTCTTTAACTGGAACAGAGTTAAGGTACGTTACTGTGATGGTGCTTCTTTTTCTGGACGTCCTGAAGCTGAATTCAAG AACGAAACACGTCTTTTCTTCCGGGGCCAGCTTATTTGGGAGGCGATTATTGATGAACTGTTGTCAATGGGCATGTCTAATGCGAAACAG GGCATACTTACAGGATGTTCTGCTGGTGGCTTGGCATCTCTTATACATTGTGACTACTTTAGAGATCATCTGCCAAAAGATGCATTTGTCAAGTGTGTTTCTGACGGAGGCTTCTTTCTTAACGT GCCTGATGTCCTTGGAAACCCTACCATGAGATCTTTCTATCGTGATGTTGTTAAACTACAG GGCCTAGATAAGAGCTTGGATCAGAAATGTGTAGCCAGAACGGAGCCATCCAAG TGTATGTTTCCTCAAGAATTCGTTAACAACATAAGAACACCAGTCTTTCTTCTCAACGCAGCTTATGATTATTGGCAG ATTCAACATGTCTTGGTACCAGCTTCTGCTGATCTAGATAAAAGTTGGGCAAAGTGTAGACTCAATATTAAAGAATGTGATGCCAAACAGATGAAAGTTCTACATG GTTTTCGCAGCTCTCTAATGGGTGCCATTGGGAAGTTTCATCAGAACAAAGCTGGTGGGATGTTCATAGATTCTTGCTACTCTCATTCCCAGATGCTTAAGCCAGTGATGTGGCACTCCCCAACCTCaacaagaattaaaaataag ACAATTGCGGAGTCTGTAGGTGACTGGTACTTCAACCGCAAACCGGTGAAGCTAATTGATTGTCCTTACCCGTGCAACCCTTACTGTTACAACAGGCCTGTTCGTTTCTCTGACGCAGCGTCAGCGGCGACGACCAATAATTAA